One genomic window of Aethina tumida isolate Nest 87 chromosome 3, icAetTumi1.1, whole genome shotgun sequence includes the following:
- the LOC109608648 gene encoding F-box/WD repeat-containing protein 4 isoform X2, protein MDSLSLSDLSTEILICMFKYLNIKDLCSLKQTCKRFNEVIKAFENSIVGYQETLVTNQKDPRFIIRQTSSERLSNYEKIRIENNWKRGRFKLKNTLLYSRIKYMSWLELNEECLWVCQGHKLYGFKKDECLRPCRPIYTITSNVSNTDIVKFKVKGNDVLIGKRNGGLCLWSKEQNEFQFDLELHYLDVTCVDISLKENIFISGFEDGCFAVWEKSSTGSSNLNKRSTRLLPDKIWAATLCDDVPRVAIGTSGHTYNPIYIHDIDSNSDAMQLGGAQSNGVLDLKWESPWCVWSCGYDGTLCRWDLRSNEPCVQRFKDPNGMVLYCLELDYHNTVMAGGQLHSRVSMWDTRQSKCVQVYFTSSRNSPVYGMSFDSKYLFTVIENSVNILDFSIYNGGHTDE, encoded by the exons ATGGATTCTTTGTCATTATCTGATTTATctacagaaattttaatttgcatgttcaaatatttaaatataaaggatTTATGTAGTCTGAAACAAACATGTAAGAGATTCAATGAGGTTATCAAAGCATTTGAGAATTCTATTGTAGGATACCAAGAAACATTAGTGACAAACCAAAAGGATCCCAGATTTATTATAAG GCAAACATCGTCAGAACGACTCTCGAACTATGAGAAGATTAGAATAGAAAACAATTGGAAAAGAGGAaggttcaaattaaaaaacacattgTTATAttcaagaataaaatatatgtcatGGTTAGAGTTAAATGAAGAATGTTTGTGGGTCTGTCAGGGCCATAAGTTGTATGGTTTTAAAAAGGATGAATGTTTAAGGCCCTGCCGACCAATTTATACAATCACAAGTAATGTGAGCAACACAGATATTGTTAAGTTTAAAGTCAAAGGCAATGATGTGCTTATAGGAAAGag AAATGGGGGACTATGTTTATGGTCAAaagaacaaaatgaatttcaatttGATCTCGAGCTTCATTATTTAGATGTTACTTGTGTAGACATATCActtaaagaaaacattttcatatcAGGATTTGAAGATGGGTGCTTTGCAGTATGGGAAAAAAGTTCTACAGGATcaagcaatttaaataaaagatcaACCAGACTACTGCCAGATAAAATTTGGGCTGCTACACTCTGTGATGACGTGCCTCGTGTGGCAATTGGAACATCTGGACATACATACAACCCTATTTACATACATGATATAGACAG taattcagATGCAATGCAGCTGGGCGGCGCGCAATCGAACGGCGTCCTGGATCTGAAATGGGAGAGTCCGTGGTGCGTGTGGTCGTGTGGCTACGACGGTACCTTGTGCAGATGGGATTTGCGCTCTAACGAACCTTGCGTGCAACGTTTTAAGGATCCTAACGGAATGGTGCTATACTGTCTTGAGCTGGACTATCACAACACCGTGATGGCAGGCGGTCAGCTGCACTCCCGGGTGTCGATGTGGGACACGCGGCAGTCCAAATGTGTTCAG gtatacTTCACATCCAGTCGGAATTCTCCTGTATATGGAATGTCGTTCGATTCCAAATACTTGTTCACAGTGATAGAAAacagtgtaaatattttagatttttcgaTTTATAACGGCG GACACACAGACgagtaa
- the LOC109608648 gene encoding F-box/WD repeat-containing protein 4 isoform X1: MDSLSLSDLSTEILICMFKYLNIKDLCSLKQTCKRFNEVIKAFENSIVGYQETLVTNQKDPRFIIRQTSSERLSNYEKIRIENNWKRGRFKLKNTLLYSRIKYMSWLELNEECLWVCQGHKLYGFKKDECLRPCRPIYTITSNVSNTDIVKFKVKGNDVLIGKRNGGLCLWSKEQNEFQFDLELHYLDVTCVDISLKENIFISGFEDGCFAVWEKSSTGSSNLNKRSTRLLPDKIWAATLCDDVPRVAIGTSGHTYNPIYIHDIDSNSDAMQLGGAQSNGVLDLKWESPWCVWSCGYDGTLCRWDLRSNEPCVQRFKDPNGMVLYCLELDYHNTVMAGGQLHSRVSMWDTRQSKCVQVYFTSSRNSPVYGMSFDSKYLFTVIENSVNILDFSIYNGGKKDYSKLLVLT; the protein is encoded by the exons ATGGATTCTTTGTCATTATCTGATTTATctacagaaattttaatttgcatgttcaaatatttaaatataaaggatTTATGTAGTCTGAAACAAACATGTAAGAGATTCAATGAGGTTATCAAAGCATTTGAGAATTCTATTGTAGGATACCAAGAAACATTAGTGACAAACCAAAAGGATCCCAGATTTATTATAAG GCAAACATCGTCAGAACGACTCTCGAACTATGAGAAGATTAGAATAGAAAACAATTGGAAAAGAGGAaggttcaaattaaaaaacacattgTTATAttcaagaataaaatatatgtcatGGTTAGAGTTAAATGAAGAATGTTTGTGGGTCTGTCAGGGCCATAAGTTGTATGGTTTTAAAAAGGATGAATGTTTAAGGCCCTGCCGACCAATTTATACAATCACAAGTAATGTGAGCAACACAGATATTGTTAAGTTTAAAGTCAAAGGCAATGATGTGCTTATAGGAAAGag AAATGGGGGACTATGTTTATGGTCAAaagaacaaaatgaatttcaatttGATCTCGAGCTTCATTATTTAGATGTTACTTGTGTAGACATATCActtaaagaaaacattttcatatcAGGATTTGAAGATGGGTGCTTTGCAGTATGGGAAAAAAGTTCTACAGGATcaagcaatttaaataaaagatcaACCAGACTACTGCCAGATAAAATTTGGGCTGCTACACTCTGTGATGACGTGCCTCGTGTGGCAATTGGAACATCTGGACATACATACAACCCTATTTACATACATGATATAGACAG taattcagATGCAATGCAGCTGGGCGGCGCGCAATCGAACGGCGTCCTGGATCTGAAATGGGAGAGTCCGTGGTGCGTGTGGTCGTGTGGCTACGACGGTACCTTGTGCAGATGGGATTTGCGCTCTAACGAACCTTGCGTGCAACGTTTTAAGGATCCTAACGGAATGGTGCTATACTGTCTTGAGCTGGACTATCACAACACCGTGATGGCAGGCGGTCAGCTGCACTCCCGGGTGTCGATGTGGGACACGCGGCAGTCCAAATGTGTTCAG gtatacTTCACATCCAGTCGGAATTCTCCTGTATATGGAATGTCGTTCGATTCCAAATACTTGTTCACAGTGATAGAAAacagtgtaaatattttagatttttcgaTTTATAACGGCGGTAAGAAAGACtactcaaaattattagttctaACATAG
- the LOC109608632 gene encoding Fanconi anemia group I protein has translation MSDLNEKIRHLGQLRETQQLQELIKSTDTADLINLVKEKIKTSNFEYTWNYLLQAFTNTSSSHQKRFETTLELLKQLQNNNISSSLSDTVINKLRIELNKFKSEHIAELCNYCLNWIQSTTSTNFIWKELLPELLNIIIERDLFEFEGEEHIGPEFKSNFINTLCQLVWSPSVVTTLTYMFIDTPLSREEHDQVVNKLCLYLEKLTPQEIPAFAYQILRLCKNTSVRLFFLRLQNYFGLRIYDQHRDSDSDLSEMVDGIESTSNQELIEAESTVLYHIHTSASLEHECIKNYISSLKNLLKSPEFVLHPFQLMLLFTIATVTHYEDPVFEIIRPCVVKCYQEEIKKNHSSWFRDMMSTDYCVEDVFAKVIHFSLNDRDLTLRALVNFAFVLLGIGSALGRDIMAEKQWTLGNMILLKIIKRKRHIAPNIIETLSNHIVTGHNVTQYIECIYILSRSYPLLMIENQRCIVELMEALIQIPGQTANHLLDAIIPLTKVSPTIRNHLIMLLRKALFSGILETRQVAVHGFLKLLTNLKISNVAVLSQSSNSSSSFASGHSLFTQLSLSRSSQANTTSMFSNEALCLEVLNILKRCFMQQADVKIKLYDGLYNAVNYNIELGGPVLDILWNHFKEFYVTDDEHVPPIKFDAVALIRDTDAILQEPLGKLIYVISLIVNRIDESDEETVEVEKFKSVLESLCRRMIQCELVHLELDDGTDLLDVLPHCQKKVCILKEAMCVYEALIGYKVLSWKDDSNKNIAQEINNLFQGYFRLLHFSKSLMKPKKDGRKKKGDDSRFTQNTTATSSQKKDSAQKVKNIKVPDTIFDYQAIIKLLRILNESTLELMDGGNANVIKTKREIHQHVMQSCLCIVQNIKHHKSIDTNYLKMQYESLTTIGTILYRRIVNRLSEFIDFDCTTAILAMECFQNILNIVSQNKTNFSNFLKKISNTEEGEDYLKIIIEVYQKLIKEDEDELSNDPEIKKLSGLVLNTLTILSQQIHYKNVALCNQLHDWLKQYAYNNKVPHKVSTVFTNLLFNSHIKTKISLTLFETVSIYLGDVFGVITEEAHESEKIEFINEGTVNNVLLCLCNSIKSELEDIDSIISRLKSEYNIITYPGEEKVDKKRENLQNKERGVCCQLCFIVTILTNLSNISLSAGNLAESVFKNLMSLFCTLTSLAKYFTLRSTKLNVAFQGARFERLVKLAGKQLAPVVYKFILHIEESQQQAAEATQGKKKQVDSLTMKSRVLRETRMIPKVVYEMEQFSKCVIKLSNKTKVDLSKYVGQGTVRDFRILKLKEVLEQADSSFVTTQATEMDTSHNDLGEENEESSDKENASDSDSNPPAMKKTKK, from the exons ATGTCTGATTTGAACGAAAAAATTCGACACTTGGGTCAGTTAAGAGAAACACAACAATtacaagaattaataaaaagtacagATACTGCTGat ttaattaatttggtgaaagagaaaataaaGACGTCCAACTTTGAGTACACATGGAATTACTTGCTGCAAGCATTCACTAATACTTCTTCATCACATCAGAAACGATTCGAAACAACTctggaattattaaaacagctGCAAAACAATAACATATCTTCTTCCTTGTCTGACActgtgattaataaattacgtattgaactcaacaaatttaaatcagaACATATTGCTGAATTATGCAATTACTGTCTAAATTGGATTCAATCAACCACTTccacaaattttat ttgGAAAGAATTATTACCAgaattacttaatataattatagaaagAGATTTATTTGAGTTTGAGGGAGAGGAGCATATTGGACCAGAGTTTAAAAGCAACTTCATAAATACATTATGCCAGCTTGTTTGGTCACCTTCTGTTGTTACTACATTAACTTACATGTTCAT AGATACACCTTTGTCTAGAGAAGAACATGATCAAGtagtaaacaaattatgtttatatttagaaaaactgACACCACAAGAAATACCAGCATTTGCTTATCAAATTTTACGATTGTGCAAAAATACTAGTGTTCGTCTCTTCTTCTTAAGACTTCAGAACTACTTTGGCCTAAGAATTTATGACCAACACAGAGACTCTGATAGTGATCTTTCAGAGATGGTGGATGGCATAG aatCCACAAGTAATCAAGAATTAATTGAAGCGGAAAGCACAGTACTGTATCACATTCACACATCAGCATCTTTAGAACATgagtgtattaaaaattacattagttCATTGAAAAACCTGTTGAAATCTCCTGAATTTGTGCTACAtccttttcaattaatgttattatttacaatagcTACTGTAACTCATTATGAAGATccagtttttgaaattattaggCCTTGTGTTGTTAAATGTTAtcaagaagaaattaaaaaaaatcattcaagCTGGTTTAGAGATATGATGTCAACAGATTATTGTGTTGAAGATGTATTTGCCAAAGTAATAcattttag TTTGAATGACAGAGATTTAACTCTACGGGCATTGGTTAATTTTGCTTTTGTGTTGTTGGGTATTGGTTCAGCCTTGGGAAGAGATATTATGGCTGAGAAACAATGGACTTTGGGAAATatgatacttttaaaaataatcaaaaggaAAAGACACATTGCTCCGAATATTATAGAGACTTTAAGCAATCATATTGTTACAGGACACAATGTAACACAATATATTG aatgtatatatattttaagtagatCCTATCCATTACTCATGATTGAAAATCAGAGATGCATAGTTGAATTAATGGAAGCACTAATTCAAATACCAGGGCAAACAGCAAATCATCTTCTTGATGCTATAATTCCTCTAACAAAAGTATCGCCAACAATTCGAAACCATTTGATTATGTTATTAAGAAAAGCCTTATTTTCCGG AATTTTAGAAACTCGTCAAGTGGCCGTGCATGGATTCTTGAAACTGTTGACTAACttgaaaatttctaatgtTGCAGTATTAAGTCAGTCCTCTAATTCTTCTAGTAGTTTTGCATCAGGACATTCACTTTTCACACAGTTATCTTTAAGTCGCAGTTCGCAGGCAAACACTACCAGTATGTTTAGCAATGAGGCCTTGTGTcttgaagttttaaatattttgaaaaggtGTTTTATGCAACAGGCTgacgttaaaattaaattgtatgatG GTTTGTATAATGCTGTAAATTATAACATAGAACTGGGTGGTCCAGTACTTGATATACTGTGGAATCATTTCAAAGAGTTTTATGTAACTGATGATGAACATGTACCcccaattaaatttgatgctGTCGCGTTAATTAGAGACACTGATGCTATATTACAA gaacCATTAGGCAAATTAATTTACGTAATCAGTCTTATTGTGAATAGAATTGATGAATCCGATGAAGAAACCGTGGAAGTAGAgaaatttaaatcagttttagAGTCTTTGTGCAGAAGGATGATTCAATGTGAATTGGTTCACCTTGAATTG gaTGATGGAACCGACCTTTTGGACGTTTTACCACATTGTCAGAAGAAAGTCTGCATTTTGAAAGAAGCTATGTGTGTTTATGAAGCATTGATAGGATATAAGGTCTTGTCATGGAAAGATGATTCTAATAAGAATATAGCCCAggagataaataatttattccagGGATACTTCAGACTGTTGCACTTTTCTAAG TCATTGATGAAACCTAAAAAGGATGGTAGGAAAAAAAAGGGCGACGACAGCCGGTTTACACAGAATACCACTGCTACGTCTTCTCAGAAAAAAGACAGTGCTCAGaaagtcaaaaatattaaagttcctGATACTATTTTTGATTACCAAGccatcattaaattattaagaatactCAATGA atCAACACTGGAGTTGATGGATGGTGGAAAtgcaaatgtaattaaaaccaAGAGGGAAATTCATCAGCATGTTATGCAATCCTGCCTCTGTATTGTGCAGAATATTAAACATCACAAAAGCATTGAcactaattacttaaaaatgcaATATGAAAGTTTAACGACTATAGGAACAATTCTATACAGAAGAATCGTGAATCGTTTGTCCGAGTTCATAGATTTTGATTGTACTACGGCCATTTTAGCCATGGAGTGTTtccagaatattttaaatattgttagtcaaaataaaacaaatttttcaaattttctaaaaaaaatta gtAACACAGAAGAAGGTgaggattatttaaaaataattatagaggtgtaccaaaaattaatcaaagaggACGAAGACGAATTATCTAATGATCctgaaattaagaaattgtCTGGGTTGGTTCTGAATACGTTGACTATACTTTCACAACAAATTCACTACAAAAATGTGGCGCTTTGTAATCAA CTGCATGATTGGTTGAAGCAATACGCCTACAACAACAAAGTTCCTCATAAAGTTTCAAcagtatttacaaatttattattcaatagcCACATTAAAACTAAGATTAGTTTAACTTTATTTGAAACTGTGTCTATTTATTTGGGAGATGTGTTTGGAGTCATTACAGAG gaGGCGCATGAATCTGAAAAAAtcgaatttattaatgaaggtACAGTGAACAATGTATTACTTTGTTTGTGCAATTCTATAAAATCTGAACTGGAGGACATTGATTCAATTATATCCAGATTAAAATCTGAGTATAACATAATTACATATCCAGGAGAAGAGAAAGttgataaaa aacgaGAAAATTTGCAGAACAAGGAAAGAGGTGTGTGTTGTCAATTATGCTTTATTGTTACAATCttgacaaatttaagcaatatttcACTCTCAGCCGGAAATTTAGCAGAATCAGTGTTTAAAAATCTTATGTCACTGTTTTGCACCCTTACTTCTCTAGCCAAATACTTTACACTGCGATCAACAAAACTGAATGTAGCATTTCAAGGAGCAAg ATTTGAGCGACTTGTTAAATTGGCAGGAAAGCAGCTTGCTCCCGTCGTATACAAATTCATCTTACACATTGAAGAAAGTCAACAGCAAGCGGCTGAAGCCACCCAAGGCAAAAAGAAACAAGTAGACTCTTTGACAATGAAATCTAGAGTACTTCGTGAAACTCGAATGATACCAAAAGTTGTTTATGAAATGGAACAATTTAGTAAATGTGTGATAAAACTAAGCAACAAAACAAAAGTAGACTTGTCTAAATATGTTGGACAAGGAACTGTTAGAGATTTCaggattttaaaacttaaggAAGTTCTGGAACAGGCAGACAGTAGTTTTGTCACAACACAAGCCACTGAGATGGACACAAGTCACAATGACCTGGGAGAAGAGAATGAAGAATCAAGTGATAAGGAAAATGCATCAGACTCTGATTCTAATCCTCCAGCAatgaagaaaacaaaaaaataa
- the LOC109608651 gene encoding U4/U6.U5 small nuclear ribonucleoprotein 27 kDa protein: MGRRSRSKSPYSSRRRDRERDKERDRDRDRDRERDRERHRRKRSRDRSRERERRRHSHDRDVRRRYSRSRSRSRSQERRSKPVVPARPVVTAADLEGKSVDEQEMMKMMGFCSFDTTKGKKVEGNDTGGVHVILKRKYRQYMNRKGGFNRPLDFVA; encoded by the coding sequence ATGGGTAGGCGCAGCAGATCGAAATCGCCGTACAGTTCCAGAAGACGCGACAGGGAACGGGACAAGGAAAGGGACAGAGACCGGGACAGGGACAGAGAGCGAGATAGGGAACGTCATAGAAGAAAACGATCTAGAGATAGGTCGAGAGAAAGGGAACGAAGACGGCACTCGCACGATCGGGATGTTCGAAGACGTTACTCTCGGTCCCGAAGTAGGTCTCGATCGCAAGAACGAAGGAGTAAGCCAGTTGTCCCTGCCAGACCAGTGGTCACTGCCGCCGATTTAGAGGGTAAGAGTGTTGACGAGCAAGAAATGATGAAAATGATGGGCTTCTGCTCATTTGACACAACTAAAGGTAAGAAAGTAGAAGGCAATGATACTGGTGGAGTGCATGTGATCTTAAAAAGGAAATACAGGCAGTATATGAATAGAAAAGGAGGATTTAACAGACCACTGGACTTTGTTGCTTAA